TGCTGCGCCAGAAGGAGGCTATCTCGCCTGGGTCGTACTCCCCGGCCTCCCAGCGCTGGACATCTGTCAGCAGGGCGGCGAGGAGGGCCTTCTCGCTGAAGTCGGGGGCTAGGGTCCCGGAGAAGCCTCCCCCGGTTAGGTACATGAGGCTCTCGATGGGGGTCCCCACTATGCTGCAGCCCATCGACACCGCCTCCGCGGCGGCTATGCCGAAGCTCTCCCAGTTGGAGGGCATGAAGAGTATCCTGGCCTCGCCCAGGTGCCTGACCAGCTCGCCGTGTGGGACCCGGCCGAGAACACTGATGGAGGGGGCGGGGTCCCCTCTGCAGGCCTCCGCCATGTACCTCCTGACCGTCTCCTCCCCGGGCCCTATCACCGCGGCCTCGTAGTCCGGCATGGCCCTGGCGAAGCTGCAGAGCACCCGGGCCAGGGTGCCGGTGTTCTTCGCCACGTCATGCCATCTGCCGACAGCCACTATCTTCCTCTTCTTCCTCGCCGGTATAGGGGCCCTCGCTATATCATCTGCCACGGGGTTGGGTATGAAGTGGATCTTCCCGGTTAGGTCCGGCCTGCCCCAGTACACTAGGATGTACGCCAGGTTGGCCTTGGCCTGCGGGGACTCGAGGACCAGGGCGTCGGCGGCCTCCAGGTGCGGTATTATTCTTCTGGGGAGCGTCCTCAGCCTAGCTATGGTCTTCTCGGCCAGTGCTCTCAGCGGGCCGGGCATGTGCCTCAGCAGCTTGCCGACCTTCCTGGTGCGGTAAACGCTCCTGGGGAACGCGGGGTAGCATAGCCTGCCGTCTATATCCCCCTTCACTATGACCTTCTTCCCGGCCTTCTTCAGCGCGGCTATTATGGGCAGGTAGGGTCTTCCAAGCCACGTGTAGATGATGACTACGTCGTAGGGTGTGCTGCGCCAGTACTCTGGCCGGGACGCCTCCCCCGCCTGCACGAACCTGAGCGGGATCTGCTGGTAGCCCCTGAGGCTAGGCTTCTCCACCGTTATCAGCTCTGCCTCCACGCCCAGGTCGTTCAGCCCCAGCACTATCTGCCCAGGGTCCTTGACCTCCCAGGCGGGCTCGTACCGGTCGAAGTACACACCTATCCTCACGCCGCTACTATTCAACTCCCTCCACTCTCCCGGCCGCCCCTGGGCACCCGGTGCAGGCCCCATAGGGGCCGGCTAGAGGCCGCGGTACAGCCTTGCTATTATCTCGGCCGCCTTCTCCGCCCCGTTGGGGTGCCTGGGGGGCTCCCGGCTCCGGGCCTCCTCCATCGCCCTGGCCAGGGCCTGGGGGGTGGGGTCCGGCAGGTAGACTGCCCCTATCTTCTCGGCGTAGGGTGGGCCGTCCCGCTGGCTCGCCGATAGCCTGAGGTGGGGCGCCGC
The sequence above is a segment of the Pyrodictium occultum genome. Coding sequences within it:
- a CDS encoding glycosyltransferase family 4 protein, whose translation is MNSSGVRIGVYFDRYEPAWEVKDPGQIVLGLNDLGVEAELITVEKPSLRGYQQIPLRFVQAGEASRPEYWRSTPYDVVIIYTWLGRPYLPIIAALKKAGKKVIVKGDIDGRLCYPAFPRSVYRTRKVGKLLRHMPGPLRALAEKTIARLRTLPRRIIPHLEAADALVLESPQAKANLAYILVYWGRPDLTGKIHFIPNPVADDIARAPIPARKKRKIVAVGRWHDVAKNTGTLARVLCSFARAMPDYEAAVIGPGEETVRRYMAEACRGDPAPSISVLGRVPHGELVRHLGEARILFMPSNWESFGIAAAEAVSMGCSIVGTPIESLMYLTGGGFSGTLAPDFSEKALLAALLTDVQRWEAGEYDPGEIASFWRSRLNRRTVARSYLELAARLLEEGGRQRHA